One genomic window of Halorubrum hochsteinianum includes the following:
- a CDS encoding DUF7139 domain-containing protein, giving the protein MSEADAENVLIEYYRRYVGDPDRTIDVYAGFGLFFAGIALGVIGVVVFLYSATLDPTALSTYAVREVAAVAGAVGLPALLFGIVVLLPVDRRMLYLAGAGTAVTLAGTGAFVWAYPHNWNVVVNPDYSAQVVAVYSVGLVAVIGATGGALVAHRVERATGGAAASAGSAAGSGAADGEAGGGPAPDAGGEAVTEESVRADIERELEDAELTWGGVERSETRRLELNTSAVDDVDVDTEKLAGSATETRTTSGTVNDAVSELKGLQGGEAKTDSGQGTDDQAAKLRELREQQRREAEEADDGDSVVDRIKGLFG; this is encoded by the coding sequence ATGAGCGAAGCGGACGCCGAGAACGTCCTCATCGAGTACTACCGACGGTACGTCGGGGACCCGGACCGGACGATCGACGTGTACGCCGGGTTCGGGCTGTTCTTCGCCGGCATCGCGCTCGGGGTGATCGGGGTCGTCGTGTTCCTCTACAGCGCGACGCTCGACCCGACCGCGCTCTCGACGTACGCGGTCCGCGAGGTCGCCGCCGTCGCGGGCGCGGTCGGACTCCCCGCGCTGCTGTTCGGCATCGTCGTCCTCCTGCCGGTCGACCGCCGGATGCTGTACCTCGCGGGCGCGGGCACCGCGGTCACGCTCGCCGGGACCGGGGCGTTCGTCTGGGCCTACCCGCACAACTGGAACGTCGTGGTGAACCCCGACTACAGCGCGCAGGTCGTCGCCGTCTACAGCGTCGGGCTGGTGGCGGTCATCGGCGCGACGGGCGGCGCGCTGGTCGCGCACCGCGTCGAGCGCGCGACGGGCGGCGCGGCCGCGAGCGCCGGGAGCGCGGCCGGATCCGGAGCCGCCGACGGGGAGGCCGGCGGCGGACCGGCCCCGGACGCCGGCGGCGAGGCGGTCACCGAGGAGTCGGTCCGCGCCGACATCGAGCGCGAACTGGAGGACGCGGAGCTGACGTGGGGCGGCGTCGAGCGCTCCGAGACGCGGCGGCTGGAACTGAACACGAGCGCGGTCGACGATGTCGACGTCGACACCGAGAAGCTCGCGGGGTCGGCGACCGAGACCCGGACGACCTCCGGCACGGTCAACGACGCGGTCTCCGAACTGAAGGGCCTCCAGGGCGGTGAGGCGAAGACCGACAGCGGACAGGGGACCGACGATCAGGCCGCGAAGCTCCGCGAACTGCGCGAACAGCAGCGTCGGGAGGCCGAGGAGGCGGACGACGGCGACTCGGTCGTCGACAGGATCAAGGGGCTGTTCGGCTGA